Part of the Lotus japonicus ecotype B-129 chromosome 6, LjGifu_v1.2 genome, GACACCAAAAGCAAGCAATCTTTAATGTGTGTTTGTATTTACGATCAGGTGGGCTGAACGAAGAAGATTCATGCACACGCCCCAATAATGACAAAAGAGcataaactgaaaaaaaaaaaaaaaaagacacatTCAACTGTGTGAAATGTACGctgaaaaaaatacaaacacacAATTAACTGATGACGCGCAGAAGCTGCCAAGTCCCAGCATTGTGTGCACTGCACATacctttgaagtttgaacatgGCAGAAGCTGCCACCCAGAATCTCCGAACTGGAAAGCTGCTTGATCCAGCAATGAAACAATCAACACAATCAAAGAACCCAGAATATATTTACAAGATGAATCAAACACtaaattcaattaaaaaggCAAATCAAATTCATTTCATTTCCTATCTTCAAATGCTCTCTCTGCAGTTTCTCTAATATTTTCTCTCTGTTACATATCGATGATGAGACTAGAAAAAGATctcaaaaattaaaactaatagaaaagAAAGCAATAATAATCTAAGAGAAACTAAGGAAGGAAGACAATTTCTCTTTCCCTTTCATGCCAATTTTCTGATCAACCAAACACGCTGTCATAGAAGTACCAATGTGCAGAACCAGTCAAGCTTCAATAAACCCAGTCAACCTCAGAATGGAGTTCCTGACACGCCTCAAGTCCCTCCCCTTCAAAGTCCTCCCGTTCCCGGTGTACACAGAGAATGCCATTTTCCCGGCGACCCTCCGCCCCACGATCACATGCGGCGGCTCCATCTCCTCCGACTCATCTGAATCCCAGCGCTGCACCTTCGCCTGAGGAATGTTCACCGGCATCGAGCTCACCCTCGCAgccctcttcttctcctccacagagtccttcttctcctcctcagAATCCTTGCTCTCCTCGGCGTCATCGTCTTCGACCTCCGCAATGGGAAGgttgtggttgttgttgttgtcatggTGGTCAGAGAAAACAACCTCGGATTCAGAGAACTCCTCGTCCTCTGCCATTTGGTTAATCAGGTTCAAGTTGTCAGAGACAGACATGTACTATTGAAAGATGAACAGAAATGTTCttaatgttgttgctgttgttgttggtgttggGAATGAAACAGTGAAAGGTTTGGGGGTTTAATTTATAGATCATGAAAAAGAAGCGTACTGAGTAAACTTTTTGTGTGTTGTCAGATTGCGTCATTGTAAGGACATTGAGTGCGGTCCCTGCTTTCTTTTTCTCATCTCTCAATTCTACCATGCCCCTCCCTCCTTCACCCTTCTTCTCTCTTTAGTCGGTCCCTTTTTGTCAATAAAACCACCTCCCATGGTTTTCACTATTCACCTGGGTCCCATGCCTATCGTCACGGTCTGGCTTTATCTGCGCTACAGACCAAGAAAAATACAGTTCACGAGTTAAGACCGTTTTTCTTTTCTCGAGTTCATGATATTTTTCACCATTCACCTGGGTCCCACGCCTATCGTCACGGTCTGGCTTTATCTACGCTACAGACCAAGAAAAATACAGTTCACGAGTTAAGACAGTTTCTCTTTTCTCGAGTTCTTGATATTTTTCACCATTCACCTGGGTCCCAGTCCTATCGTCACGGTCTGGCTTTATCTGCTACGGACCAAGAATGATACAGTTCACGAGTTAAGACAGTTTCTCTTTTCGAATTCACAAGTTAATATGTACTGAATATTAGCTGTTGAAACATGATTCATGAGTGGATTAGTTTTTATCCGGGAGCAGTTTATTCTAACAATTAGTGCATTGATTTGATTtatgtattttcttttcttgtaaTTAACTTGTAGCTTGTGTGTATAGTTAATCCCAATTTTAAAATTGACACTGCTGTGTTTATCTTACATGATGTGTGCTTTGCTGGACACAATTGGAGTTTTGTGTTTCTACGTTTCCCATGATTTCCCCCTTTTTGTTCTTACCTTTCTCCAT contains:
- the LOC130723562 gene encoding protein S40-1-like, with protein sequence MSVSDNLNLINQMAEDEEFSESEVVFSDHHDNNNNHNLPIAEVEDDDAEESKDSEEEKKDSVEEKKRAARVSSMPVNIPQAKVQRWDSDESEEMEPPHVIVGRRVAGKMAFSVYTGNGRTLKGRDLRRVRNSILRLTGFIEA